In Arachis hypogaea cultivar Tifrunner chromosome 2, arahy.Tifrunner.gnm2.J5K5, whole genome shotgun sequence, a genomic segment contains:
- the LOC112732749 gene encoding putative disease resistance RPP13-like protein 1: protein MAAELVGGALLSSFIDIVIDRLLTTDAVNLVLGKELGPDLVDRLKTALLGAEALVADAEMKQFGQPLVRKWLDSLRDAVYCAEDLLDTVLIKATTQKKECSCCSLSFFINRHRDDMVDNMERVVSRIEDLGKQKDFLGLEKIPTGGSSWRTPTSSLVRGNVYGREDDQKALVQMLKDNNEHHLSVIAIVGIGGVGKTTLAQWLYNNEESQDRRVYESGISVNVRGTTRCSSTSLHFLVLQISVICRRRTGCTQLDSSSSQIVREVGGITT from the coding sequence ATGGCTGCTGAACTTGTTGGTGGAGCTTTACTTTCTAGCTTCATTGACATTGTCATTGACAGGCTCCTTACAACTGATGCTGTCAACTTGGTCTTGGGCAAGGAACTTGGCCCGGACTTGGTTGACAGGCTGAAGACTGCTCTGTTGGGTGCTGAAGCTCTTGTTGCTGATGCTGAGATGAAGCAGTTCGGTCAGCCATTGGTGAGGAAGTGGCTCGATAGTCTCCGGGATGCTGTTTACTGTGCTGAGGACTTGCTCGACACTGTCCTCATCAAAGCCACCACACAAAAGAAGGAATGTTCTTGCTGTTCCCTTAGCTTCTTCATCAACCGACATAGAGATGACATGGTAGACAACATGGAAAGGGTAGTTAGCAGAATAGAGGATCTTGGAAAACAAAAAGATTTCCTTGGTCTTGAAAAGATTCCCACTGGTGGCTCATCATGGAGGACTCCAACCAGTTCTCTTGTGAGAGGGAATGTGTATGGCAGGGAGGATGACCAGAAGGCCTTAGTCCAGATGCTGAAGGACAACAATGAGCATCACCTCTCTGTGATAGCTATTGTTGGCATAGGTGGGGTTGGTAAAACAACTTTAGCCCAATGGCTGTACAACAATGAGGAATCTCAAGATAGAAGGGTGTATGAATCTGGAATCAGTGTCAATGTCAGAGGCACCACACGCTGCTCTTCAACGTCTCTCCATTTCTTGGTGCTCCAAATTAGTGTCATTTGCAGGAGAAGGACTGGCTGCACCCAACTTGACTCATCTTCAAGTCAGATTGTGCGAGAAGTTGGAGGCATTACCACGTGA